A portion of the Juglans microcarpa x Juglans regia isolate MS1-56 chromosome 1D, Jm3101_v1.0, whole genome shotgun sequence genome contains these proteins:
- the LOC121259872 gene encoding LOW QUALITY PROTEIN: nuclear pore complex protein NUP50A-like (The sequence of the model RefSeq protein was modified relative to this genomic sequence to represent the inferred CDS: inserted 1 base in 1 codon) has product MGDAENALPPSKKRVAGRELNKDNAGLDDEEDAPEPETGTFKKASEXVLATRRIVKVRRNQATSAPSFNPFATIHLVPPTEFNATSSVTSVAQAVGEEKVSDVVDEKDEENKRSESKTDEAEDESSAHEVNAVEEQSSNIGIEAAEHDEQPAKEEKSENENKKDNKSETVNSGVEGTPLSSFQQLSSSQNAFTGLAGTGISTSTFSFGSVSMDGSRTGTASVSLFGGENDKPFGLSLSNNGSSSVFGTSGASTVSKTEQTGFPSMQEIVVETGEEHEEVVFTADSVLFEYIDGGWKERGKGELKVNVSTTEMDRARLLMRARGNYRLIMNASLYPDMKLTNMEKKGITFACINSASEGKDGLTTFALKFKDGSIVEEFRAAVSAHKGKVSTVLKTPENSPKASDD; this is encoded by the exons ATGGGGGATGCGGAAAATGCTCTTCCACCTTCAAAGAAGAGGGTCGCTGGAAGGGAACTCAATAAAGATAATGCTGGtcttgatgatgaagaagatgctCCTGAACCAGAGACTGGAACTTTCAAGAAGGCCAGTG GGGTGCTGGCAACCAGAAGAATTGTCAAAGTTCGTCGAAACCAGGCCACGTCAGCCCCCTCATTCAATCCATTTGCTACGATTCACTTAGTCCCTCCTACAGAGTTCAATGCAACCTCGTCTGTTACGAGTGTTGCACAGGCTGTTGGTGAGGAGAAAGTTTCAGATGTGGTAGATGAAAAAGATGAGGAAAATAAGCGGTCAGAGAGCAAAACTGATGAGGCAGAGGATGAATCTTCAGCACATGAGGTGAATGCTGTGGAGGAGCAGAGCAGTAATATTGGAATTGAGGCAGCCGAACATGATGAACAACCTGCAAAAGAAGAGAAgtctgaaaatgaaaacaagaaagaTAACAAAAGCGAAACTGTGAATTCAGGTGTGGAAGGTACCCCTTTGAGCTCATTCCAACAACTTTCGAGCAGCCAAAATGCCTTCACTGGTCTTGCTGGAACTGGAATTTCCACTTCTACTTTTTCCTTTGGTTCTGTTTCGATGGATGGGTCTAGAACCGGTACTGCTTCTGTGTCTCTTTTTGGAGGGGAAAATGATAAGCCTTTTGGTCTGAGTCTCTCTAATAATGGAAGTTCTTCAGTTTTTGGCACTTCAGGGGCTTCCACTGTTTCGAAGACTGAGCAAACTGGTTTCCCATCAATGCAGGAGATTGTGGTTGAGACTGGGGAAGAACACGAGGAAGTGGTTTTCACTGCTGATTCAGTGTTATTTGAATATATCGATGGAGGTTGGAAGGAACGTGGGAAGGGAGAACTAAAAGTGAATGTCTCCACAACTGAGATGGATAGAGCCCGACTTCTTATGCGAGCCCGAGGAAATTACAGGTTAATTATGAATGCCAGTCTTTACCCAGACATGAAGCTCACAAATATGGAGAAGAAGGGCATTACCTTTGCCTGCATTAATAGTGCCAGTGAAGGGAAGGATGGCCTCACAACATTTGCTTTGAAGTTCAAGGATGGTTCCATAGTGGAGGAGTTTCGTGCTGCCGTTTCTGCGCATAAAGGTAAGGTGTCTACAGTTCTGAAGACTCCAGAGAATTCTCCCAAGGCTTCTGATGATTGA
- the LOC121258510 gene encoding LOW QUALITY PROTEIN: protein MLN51 homolog (The sequence of the model RefSeq protein was modified relative to this genomic sequence to represent the inferred CDS: inserted 1 base in 1 codon) has translation MASAGEEEVEYESDPEEVKRSLAMRRREASDDEEGEGERGEKPRVDRSFGTHSDESDGQGGVADYEDDEELDEEEEVELDGDGGEEEAAVYRDGGVEGKARVGGRIDSVVAVVNLNEADGDERRAMDELAEVQAEDRAEGEEEKKENEPFAVPTAGAFYMHDDRFRDNAGGRHRRTRGGRRLWESKDDRKWXHDKFEEMTSQERHYEEGRRNFKGPYRGRGKNRGIDRGYPRGSRPKAYNDQSQTPKSVRGRGPRRYEPTFKNKSQVPPAENKQSGKPLEKTSHTNSGRAFMPVSSVESEPVPVRRQVFASSLNSASPPFYPSGSSNKDITLMQKTDLQAGSSNRSLHPAVMDDGSSIPQSNASLRGKNITESVGMDKLYIDESINPGAGKPLANLQMPISGSSLVSATQSPPTKGRGLAGQINYQPAPPQNQVNRVSPSTQFHAVQRGPAQSRGQPPVQAPAQHANQRPGSGSQASSPPKVGLSINSYEPEEAESFSESNSSKGALVGKGKGNTQGTGKGSVMYSGTQVMGATGSMAVSHGDQNFPATPTFLPVMQFGGQHPGGIGVPAVGMAFPGYVAQPQLGLGNSEMTWLPVLAGAAGALGTTYPYITVDGAYHQHPSGQTSSMGASSKENNLNKPNKEWKPSQRPELGNDEFGQRHNKPRRYSEMNFGQ, from the exons ATGGCTTCGGCGGGTGAAGAAGAGGTTGAGTATGAGAGCGATCCAGAGGAAGTGAAGCGATCGCTGGCTATGCGGAGGCGCGAAGCAAGTGATGATGAGGAAGGCGAAGGAGAAAGGGGAGAGAAGCCGAGGGTGGACCGGAGCTTTGGGACTCATTCCGACGAATCGGACGGTCAGGGTGGGGTGGCGGATTACGAGGATGATGAAGAGttggatgaagaagaagaggttgaGCTAGATGGGGATGGAGGTGAAGAAGAAGCAGCGGTGTATAGGGACGGAGGCGTTGAGGGAAAGGCACGCGTTGGTGGTAGGATCGACTCAGTAGTTGCAGTGGTGAATTTAAATGAAGCGGATGGTGATGAAAGGAGGGCTATGGATGAGTTGGCAGAGGTGCAAGCAGAGGATCGGGCTGagggggaggaggagaagaaggagaatGAGCCCTTTGCGGTGCCCACCGCTGGGGCTTTCTATATGCACGATGATCGGTTTAGGGACAATGCTGGTGGTAGACACAG GCGCACGCGTGGTGGAAGGAGGTTGTGGGAGTCCAAAGATGACCGGAAAT GGCATGACAAGTTTGAGGAAATGACTTCGCAGGAAAGGCATTATGAAGAG GGACGGAGGAATTTTAAGGGTCCTTATCGAGGTCGTGGTAAAAATCGAGGTATTGATCGAGGGTATCCAAGAGGGAGTAGGCCTAAAGCATATAACGACCAAAGCCAGACACCTAAGAGTGTGAGAGGACGGGGGCCCAGACGATATGAACCCacctttaaaaacaaaagtcagGTTCCGCCAGCTGAAAACAAACA GTCTGGGAAGCCTCTTGAGAAAACTTCGCATACAAATTCTGGGAGAGCTTTCATGCCCGTGTCAAGTGTGGAATCTGAACCTGTTCCTGTTAGGAGACAAGTGTTTGCATCAAGCTTGAATTCTGCTTCTCCACCATTTTATCCTTCTGGCTCTTCCAATAAAGACATCACTCTGATGCAGAAAACAGATTTACAAGCTGGTAGTTCCAACAGAAGTCTTCACCCAGCTGTTATGGATGATGGTTCTTCAATCCCACAAAGCAATGCATCGCTTCGTGGGAAGAACATAACTGAATCTGTTGGCATGGACAAGCTTTATATTGACGAGTCCATCAATCCAGGTGCTGGGAAGCCTTTGGCTAATCTGCAAATGCCAATTTCGGGATCCTCCTTAGTCAGTGCTACACAATCTCCTCCAACAAAGGGAAGGGGTTTAGCAGGACAGATAAATTATCAACCGGCTCCACCTCAGAACCAAGTCAATAGAGTTTCCCCTTCAACGCAATTCCATGCAGTTCAGAGAGGTCCTGCTCAAAGCAGAGGTCAGCCTCCTGTGCAAGCTCCTGCACAACATGCAAACCAGCGTCCTGGTAGTGGTTCTCAAGCTTCCTCCCCTCCAAAAGTGGGTCTTTCAATAAATTCTTATGAACCTGAGGAGGCCGAATCTTTTTCAGAATCAAATAGCTCTAAAGGTGCATTGGTTGGAAAGGGAAAAGGCAATACTCAAGGTACTGGGAAGGGATCTGTTATGTACAGTGGCACTCAGGTTATGGGAGCTACTGGTAGCATGGCTGTTAGTCATGGAGATCAAAACTTCCCTGCGACTCCCACATTCTTGCCAG TGATGCAATTTGGAGGCCAGCATCCTGGTGGTATTGGAGTTCCTGCTGTTGGTATGGCGTTCCCTGGTTATGTTGCTCAGCCACAACTTGGACTGGGAAATTCTGAGATGACATG GCTACCAGTATTGGCGGGTGCTGCAGGAGCTCTAGGGACCACATATCCCTATATTACTGTTGATGGCGCTTATCATCAACACCCATCGGGGCAGACATCTTCAATGGGTGCCTCAAG caaagaaaataatttgaacaAACCCAATAAGGAATGGAAGCCTTCACAGAGGCCTG AACTTGGGAATGATGAATTTGGGCAGCGACACAATAAGCCTCGCAG ATACTCAGAAATGAACTTTGGCCAGTGA
- the LOC121258325 gene encoding uncharacterized protein LOC121258325 gives MEESSNRGDFRQSPLKSGGGLKSTLSGRLTPRSSPSFRRLNSSRTPRREGRGGGGGIQWFRSNRLVYWLLLITLWAYLAFYVQSRWAHGDNKEAFLGFGNKPSNFDQNLDTEQNLQRDLIVKDNSLAFDNGTNKIHDEDIKTIDVVLAKKGNVVSSNRSRKSKKRSKRAGRSLHGKVHGKQKTAVDIEGNDLEDQEPEIPKKNSSYGLLVGPFGLTEDRILEWSPEKRSGTCNRKGDFARLVWSRRFILIFHELSMTGAPISMMELATELLSCGATVSAVVLSKKGGLMSELTRRRIKVLDDRADLSFKTAMKADLVIAGSAVCASWIEQYISHFPAGASQVGWWIMENRREYFDRAKVVLNRVKILIFLSESQSRQWLNWCEEENIKLRSQPALVPLSVNDELAFVAGIACSLNTPSFSTKKMQEKRQLLRDSVRKEMGLTDNDMLVMSLSSINPGKGQLLLLESARLLIEQESLDNASNIKNPVNIGQDEYNLAKRHHIRALFQHLNDVGVSSNELPASNESFFRLKLSKRKSLQSHGLFTSVNDTDAVNFYISQGTRKMLSDSRGMQEHALKILIGSVGSKSNKVLYVKRLLGSLSQHSNLSKSVLWTPATTHVASLYSAADVYVINSQGLGETFGRVTIEAMAFGLPVLGTDAGGTKEIVEHNLTGLLHPPGRPGTHALARNLRFLLENPLAREQMGKEGRKKVEKMYLKRHMYKRFVEVLVNCMKTK, from the exons ATGGAGGAAAGCAGCAACAGAGGGGATTTTAGACAGTCACCATTGAAATCAGGTGGCGGTTTGAAGTCTACATTGTCAGGAAGGTTGACTCCCCGGAGTTCTCCTTCATTTCGTAGATTGAACTCTAGCCGAACTCCACGAAGAGAAGGtagaggtggtggaggtggtatACAATGGTTTCGAAGCAATCGTTTGGTGTATTGGTTGCTACTGATTACTCTCTGGGCTTATCTTGCATTTTATGTTCAGTCCAGGTGGGCTCACGGTGATAACAAGGAGGCatttttgggttttggaaatAAGCCGAGCAATTTTGATCAGAATTTAGACACAGAGCAGAATCTGCAAAGGGATTTGATTGTCAAAGACAATAGCTTGGCATTCGATAATGGGACTAATAAAATTCATGATGAAGATATTAAAACAATAGATGTGGTTTTGGCCAAAAAGGGAAATGTTGTTTCATCAAATAGAAGtagaaaatcaaagaagagAAGTAAAAGAGCAGGACGTAGTTTGCATGGTAAAGTGCATGGTAAACAAAAGACTGCGGTGGACATTGAAGGCAATGACTTAGAGGATCAGGAACCAGAAATTCCAAAGAAGAATTCTTCTTATGGGTTGCTTGTTGGTCCATTTGGCTTGACGGAGGATAGAATTTTAGAATGGAGTCCTGAGAAGCGTTCTGGAACCTGTAACAGGAAGGGAGACTTTGCGCGCCTTGTTTGGTCTAgaaggtttattttgatattcCATGAACTTTCAATGACTGGGGCTCCAATTTCAATGATGGAATTGGCAACAGAGCTTCTAAGCTGTGGAGCTACGGTTTCTGCTGTAGTTCTTAGTAAGAAGGGTGGGTTGATGTCAGAACTTACTAGGAGAAGAATCAAGGTGCTTGATGACAGAGCAGACCTCAGCTTCAAAACAGCCATGAAGGCAGATCTTGTCATAGCTGGATCGGCAGTTTGTGCATCATGGATTG aacaatatatttctcattttccGGCTGGTGCCAGCCAAGTTGGTTGGTGGATAATGGAAAACCGACGAGAGTACTTTGATCGGGCAAAAGTTGTCCTTAACCGagtcaaaattttaatttttctgtctGAATCACAGTCTAGACAATGGCTAAACTGGTGCGAAGAAGAGAATATTAAACTGAGATCTCAACCTGCACTTGTTCCTCTCTCTGTTAATGATGAACTGGCTTTTGTTGCTGGTATTGCATGTTCACTTAATACTCCATCTTTCAGCACCAAGAAGATGCAAGAGAAAAGGCAGTTGTTGCGAGATTCAGTCAGAAAGGAGATGGGGTTGACAGATAATGATATGCTTGTTATGTCTCTGAGTAGTATAAATCCTGGAAAAGGCCAGCTCTTGCTTCTTGAATCAGCACGTTTGCTGATTGAACAAGAATCTTTGGACAATGcttctaatataaaaaatcCAGTCAATATAGGCCAAGACGAATATAACTTAGCTAAAAGGCATCATATAAGAGCTCTGTTTCAACATTTGAATGATGTTGGAGTGTCCTCAAATGAATTGCCTGCTTCAAATGAGTCCTTTTTCAGGTTGAAGTTATCCAAGAGGAAAAGCTTGCAGTCACATGGTCTCTTCACCTCTGTTAATGACACAGATGCTGTGAACTTTTACATCTCCCAAGGAACAAGGAAAATGTTGTCTGACAGTAGAGGAATGCAGGAACATGCACTTAAAATTCTTATCGGGTCTGTTGGATCTAAGAGCAATAAGGTGCTTTATGTCAAAAGACTTCTAGGATCTTTATCCCAGCATTCAAACTTGTCAAAGTCAGTGCTCTGGACTCCAGCAACCACACATGTAGCATCACTTTACTCTGCGGCAGATGTTTATGTCATAAACTCCCAG GGATTGGGAGAAACATTCGGGAGAGTGACAATTGAAGCAATGGCATTTGGTCTTCCG GTGCTTGGAACAGATGCCGGGGGCACAAAAGAGATCGTCGAGCACAACTTAACAGGTCTTCTTCATCCTCCGGGGCGTCCAGGAACTCATGCCCTTGCTCGAAATCTCCGGTTTTTGCTTGAAAATCCATTGGCAAGGGAGCAAATggggaaggaaggaaggaagaaagTAGAGAAAATGTACTTGAAGCGGCACATGTACAAGAGATTTGTAGAGGTTCTCGTCAATTGCATGAAAACCAAATAA